From a region of the Ovis aries strain OAR_USU_Benz2616 breed Rambouillet chromosome 2, ARS-UI_Ramb_v3.0, whole genome shotgun sequence genome:
- the CREB1 gene encoding cyclic AMP-responsive element-binding protein 1 isoform X6, with product MPAAHATSSAPTVTLVQLPNGQTVQVHGVIQAAQPSVIQSPQVQTVQISTIAESEDSQESVDSVTDSQKRREILSRRPSYRKILNDLSSDAPGVPRIEEEKSEEETSAPAITTVTVPTPIYQTSSGQYIAITQGGAIQLANNGTDGVQGLQTLTMTNAAATQPGTTILQYAQTTDGQQILVPSNQVVVQAASGDVQTYQIRTAPTSTIAPGVVMASSPALPAQPAEEAARKREVRLMKNREAARECRRKKKEYVKCLENRVAVLENQNKTLIEELKALKDLYCHKSD from the exons ATGCCAGCAGCTCACGCAACATCATCTGCTCCCACCGTAACTTTAGTACAGCTGCCCAATGGGCAGACAGTTCAAGTCCATGGAGTTATTCAGGCGGCCCAGCCATCAGTTATTCAGTCTCCACAAGTCCAGACAGTTCAG atttcaactattgcagaaagtgaagattcACAGGAGTCAGTGGATAGTGTAACCGATTCCCAGAAACGAAGAGAGATTCTTTCAAGGAGGCCTTCCTACAG gaaaattctgaatgactTATCTTCTGATGCACCAGGAGTGCCAAGGATTGAAGAAGAGAAATCTGAAGAGGAGACTTCAGCACCTGCCATCACCACTGTCACGGTGCCAACTCCGATCTATCAGACTAGCAGTGGACAGTATA TTGCCATTACCCAAGGAGGAGCAATACAGCTGGCTAACAATGGTACGGATGGGGTACAGGGCCTGCAGACATTAACCATGACCAATGCAGCTGCCACTCAGCCAGGCACTACCATCCTGCAGTATGCCCAGACCACTGATGGACAGCAAATCCTAGTGCCCAGCAACCAAGTTGTCGTTCAAG CTGCCTCTGGAGATGTACAGACATACCAGATTCGCACAGCGCCCACTAGCACCATTGCCCCTGGGGTTGTTATGGCGTCTTCCCCAGCACTTCCTGCACAGCCTGCTGAAGAAGCGGCGCGAAAGAGAGAGGTTCGCCTCATGAAGAACAG GGAAGCAGCACGAGAGTGTcgtagaaagaagaaagaatatgtgAAATGTCTAGAGAACAGAGTGGCAGTGCTTGAAAATCAAAACAAGACACTGATTGAGGAGCTAAAAGCACTTAAGGACCTTTACTGCCACAAGTCAGATTAA